In Massilia violaceinigra, one DNA window encodes the following:
- a CDS encoding energy transducer TonB, whose translation MLTSTRLMSAMGALLVCGAAAAAEVPASFDAGKCKAEYPKASLMNEEQGTVSMSFLVGPDGSVVESKLEKTSGFKNLDKAAIKSISACKFKPGTKDGAPAQTWTKVDYAWKLD comes from the coding sequence ATGTTGACCTCTACGCGTTTGATGAGTGCGATGGGCGCCTTGCTGGTGTGCGGCGCCGCCGCGGCGGCCGAAGTACCGGCCAGTTTCGATGCCGGCAAGTGCAAGGCCGAGTATCCCAAGGCGTCGCTGATGAACGAGGAACAGGGCACGGTGTCGATGTCCTTCCTGGTCGGCCCGGACGGCTCGGTGGTCGAATCGAAGCTGGAAAAAACCAGCGGCTTCAAGAATCTCGACAAGGCCGCCATCAAGTCGATCAGCGCGTGCAAGTTCAAGCCGGGCACCAAGGATGGCGCCCCGGCCCAGACCTGGACCAAGGTCGACTACGCCTGGAAGCTCGACTGA
- a CDS encoding MFS transporter, whose protein sequence is MHIKLLIAAACLLGLFSTIGAALPYPILPPLFASGASNGLNSFLGLPPKMLFGLALTINPLGLLIGNTLLGPLSDRYGRRPVLMVTTFGAALGHVLTALALLLESYPLFILARFGTGLLEGNGAVVRAMLADRLEGELRVRALSWLNGAFYLGWLAGPLLAGATVVWGITVPFWIAAGALVLTTALVAAVLPRETASLATTSWWYVARHQHAFHLLRHADLRKLFIVQFAYTCGVTAFYEFYPLWLVEFPGYGAPGIAWITAGLCAVMTLTAVFAGRPSRIAPLQRAAWSAFGGAAAIAALALGNVWLGLVAIVLFGIPNAFYNAIVPGWCAERFGALGQGAVMGLLSTTFCLANIVMALVGSVLPLVDTRLVLMLGAVLSAWAAWRLLGWRVQMAGPAATGGTGEG, encoded by the coding sequence ATGCACATCAAACTCCTCATTGCCGCGGCCTGCTTGCTGGGGCTGTTTTCGACCATCGGCGCGGCGCTGCCGTATCCCATCCTGCCGCCCCTGTTCGCCTCGGGCGCCAGCAATGGCCTCAATTCCTTCCTCGGGCTGCCGCCCAAGATGCTGTTCGGCCTGGCCCTGACCATCAATCCGCTCGGCCTGCTGATCGGCAATACCTTGCTTGGACCGCTATCGGACCGCTATGGCCGCCGCCCGGTACTGATGGTGACCACCTTCGGCGCCGCCCTCGGCCATGTGCTCACGGCGCTGGCGCTGCTGCTCGAATCGTATCCGCTGTTTATCCTGGCCCGCTTCGGCACCGGTTTGTTGGAAGGCAACGGCGCCGTGGTGCGCGCCATGCTGGCCGACCGTCTCGAGGGCGAGCTGCGCGTGCGCGCGCTGTCGTGGCTGAACGGCGCTTTCTACCTGGGCTGGCTGGCCGGGCCGCTGCTGGCCGGCGCCACCGTGGTGTGGGGCATCACCGTGCCGTTCTGGATCGCCGCCGGTGCGCTGGTGCTGACCACGGCGCTGGTGGCGGCGGTGCTGCCGCGCGAGACGGCGTCGCTGGCCACCACCTCGTGGTGGTACGTGGCGCGCCACCAGCACGCGTTTCACCTGCTGCGCCACGCCGACCTGCGCAAGCTGTTCATCGTGCAGTTCGCCTATACCTGCGGCGTGACGGCGTTTTACGAGTTTTATCCCCTGTGGCTGGTGGAATTTCCCGGCTACGGCGCGCCCGGCATCGCCTGGATCACGGCCGGTTTGTGCGCGGTGATGACGTTGACGGCCGTATTCGCCGGTCGCCCGAGCCGCATTGCGCCGCTGCAGCGGGCCGCCTGGAGCGCGTTCGGCGGCGCCGCCGCCATCGCCGCGCTGGCGCTGGGCAATGTGTGGCTGGGATTGGTGGCGATCGTGCTGTTCGGCATTCCGAATGCGTTTTATAACGCCATCGTGCCGGGCTGGTGCGCCGAGCGTTTCGGCGCCCTGGGGCAGGGCGCGGTGATGGGTTTGCTGTCGACCACGTTTTGCCTGGCCAATATCGTCATGGCGCTGGTCGGCTCGGTGCTGCCCCTGGTCGATACGCGTCTGGTGCTGATGCTGGGCGCCGTGCTGTCGGCCTGGGCCGCGTGGCGCCTGCTGGGCTGGCGCGTGCAGATGGCCGGTCCCGCCGCGACAGGCGGGACCGGCGAAGGCTGA
- a CDS encoding acyltransferase family protein, whose product MHTAHAGALAYRPDIDGMRALAVIAVIVFHAWPTWFAGGFVGVDIFFVISGFLITSILISQLEKGTFSIADFYVRRIRRIFPALTVVMLATLAFGWVILLRGEFQQIGKHAVAGTLFVSNLVLWNEAGYFDNDGITKPFLHLWSLGVEEQFYILWPLILWLVFSRKLRFLWVAGVIFVISMSANVLLVTDHPVAAFFSPLTRFWELMAGGVVAYLHLHHPQRFERHGTALSLGGALLLGLAFWLTNAQSVFPGWWAMLPVGGACMLILAGKNALLNRLVLGRRLPVAIGLISYPLYLWHWPLLSYGHIIYGQKPPIVVKLVLVGAGFVLAYLTYRLVEIPLRERRDRSRTTWSLGLGMVAIAVLGLTISTSLLRERIDTHGAEPYLAALNDSQFPGPTLAPMRYDGVVFQKAVSRGPGLTVFLGDSVVQQYGPRIEHAVASDPARFSSVIFATAGGCPPIEHTVRLPQFRFPLCPKTVKAAYALANSPEVDTVVVGAAWYGYFNAGQHELLYEKGAVKKTFPAADAQELAYESLRASMANLRKNGKRVFLVLQPPSGSAFDPQSMYTGSRFGAIAPVPKVPMFDLADYRQRNAAPLARLTAIAADTGAIVIEPAQFMCKDNVCPVLDETGSPLYTDTIHMRPAYSRRAASFLDPTMLRAPAGPNAVTQPLPTALVKPPPAG is encoded by the coding sequence TTGCATACCGCGCACGCAGGCGCCCTCGCCTACCGGCCCGATATCGATGGCATGCGTGCGCTGGCGGTCATCGCCGTAATCGTGTTCCATGCCTGGCCGACCTGGTTCGCCGGCGGCTTCGTGGGCGTCGACATTTTCTTCGTCATTTCCGGCTTCCTGATTACCTCGATCCTGATTTCGCAGCTCGAAAAGGGCACGTTCAGCATCGCCGACTTTTACGTGCGCCGCATCCGCCGCATTTTCCCTGCCCTGACCGTGGTCATGCTGGCCACCCTCGCCTTCGGCTGGGTGATCCTGCTGCGGGGCGAATTCCAGCAGATCGGCAAGCATGCCGTGGCCGGCACGCTGTTCGTGTCGAACCTGGTGCTGTGGAATGAAGCCGGCTACTTCGACAACGACGGCATCACCAAGCCGTTCCTGCACCTGTGGTCGCTCGGCGTCGAAGAACAGTTCTACATCCTGTGGCCGCTGATCCTGTGGCTGGTGTTCTCGCGCAAGCTGCGCTTCCTGTGGGTCGCCGGCGTGATCTTCGTGATCTCGATGAGCGCCAACGTGCTGCTGGTGACCGACCATCCGGTGGCCGCGTTCTTTTCGCCGCTCACGCGCTTCTGGGAACTGATGGCCGGCGGCGTGGTCGCCTACCTGCACCTGCATCACCCGCAGCGCTTCGAGCGGCACGGCACGGCGCTGTCGCTGGGCGGCGCGCTGCTGCTGGGCCTGGCCTTCTGGCTGACCAATGCGCAGTCGGTATTCCCCGGCTGGTGGGCCATGCTGCCGGTCGGCGGCGCCTGCATGCTGATCCTGGCCGGCAAGAACGCCCTGCTCAACCGCCTGGTGCTGGGCCGGCGCCTGCCCGTCGCGATCGGGCTGATCAGCTATCCCCTGTACCTGTGGCACTGGCCGCTGCTGTCTTACGGCCACATCATCTACGGCCAGAAGCCGCCGATCGTCGTCAAGCTGGTCCTCGTGGGCGCCGGCTTCGTGCTCGCTTACCTGACCTATCGCCTGGTCGAAATCCCGCTGCGCGAACGGCGCGACCGCAGCCGCACGACCTGGTCGCTCGGCCTGGGCATGGTCGCCATTGCCGTGCTCGGTCTGACGATCAGCACCAGCCTGCTGCGCGAACGCATCGATACCCATGGCGCCGAGCCGTATCTGGCGGCTTTGAACGACAGCCAGTTCCCCGGCCCGACCCTGGCGCCGATGCGCTACGACGGCGTGGTGTTCCAGAAAGCCGTCAGCCGCGGTCCGGGCCTGACCGTGTTCCTGGGCGACTCCGTGGTGCAGCAGTACGGCCCGCGCATCGAACACGCGGTGGCCAGCGATCCGGCGCGCTTCAGCAGCGTCATCTTCGCCACCGCCGGCGGCTGCCCGCCGATCGAGCACACGGTGCGCTTGCCGCAATTCCGCTTCCCGCTGTGTCCCAAGACGGTCAAGGCGGCCTACGCGCTGGCCAACAGCCCGGAAGTCGACACCGTGGTGGTGGGCGCGGCCTGGTACGGCTACTTCAACGCCGGCCAGCACGAATTGCTGTATGAAAAGGGCGCGGTCAAGAAAACCTTCCCGGCGGCCGATGCGCAGGAACTGGCCTACGAGTCGCTGCGCGCCAGCATGGCCAACCTGCGCAAGAACGGCAAGCGCGTATTCCTGGTGCTGCAGCCGCCGTCCGGTTCCGCCTTCGATCCGCAGTCGATGTACACCGGCTCGCGTTTCGGCGCCATCGCGCCGGTGCCCAAGGTGCCCATGTTCGACCTGGCCGACTACCGCCAGCGCAACGCCGCGCCGCTCGCCCGCCTGACCGCGATTGCCGCCGACACCGGCGCCATTGTCATCGAACCGGCCCAGTTCATGTGCAAGGACAATGTCTGCCCGGTGCTCGACGAGACCGGTTCGCCGCTGTACACGGACACCATCCACATGCGTCCCGCCTACAGCCGGCGCGCCGCCAGCTTCCTCGATCCGACCATGCTGCGCGCTCCGGCGGGCCCCAACGCGGTCACCCAGCCGCTGCCGACGGCCCTGGTCAAGCCGCCACCGGCGGGCTGA
- the soxR gene encoding redox-sensitive transcriptional activator SoxR — MPDKFAPGAAFPTLSVGDVARRSGVAVSTLHFYETKGLIASARSGGNQRRYTRDVLRRIAFIRVAQRVGVSLAEIEAALATLGSTAPSRDDWARLSAAWRQDLDLRMAQLKKLRDTLDDCIGCGCLSLERCRLRNPQDKLASKGPGPHRIWIGQSAHEDDAPG, encoded by the coding sequence GTGCCAGATAAATTCGCACCGGGCGCAGCGTTCCCGACATTGTCGGTGGGCGACGTCGCGCGCCGCAGCGGCGTCGCCGTGTCCACCCTGCATTTCTACGAAACCAAGGGCCTGATCGCCAGCGCGCGCAGCGGCGGCAACCAGCGCCGCTACACGCGCGACGTGCTGCGCCGCATCGCCTTCATCCGGGTGGCGCAGCGCGTGGGGGTCAGCCTGGCCGAGATCGAGGCCGCGCTGGCCACACTCGGCAGCACGGCGCCCAGCCGCGACGACTGGGCGCGCCTGTCGGCCGCATGGCGCCAGGACCTCGACCTGCGCATGGCCCAACTGAAGAAACTGCGCGACACCCTGGATGATTGCATCGGCTGCGGCTGCCTCTCGCTGGAGCGCTGCCGGCTGCGCAATCCGCAAGACAAGCTGGCCAGCAAGGGGCCGGGACCGCACCGCATCTGGATCGGCCAGAGCGCGCACGAGGACGACGCGCCCGGCTGA
- a CDS encoding antibiotic biosynthesis monooxygenase — MARNTVRNPSDGVFRIDKFVVPAASLTAFVEQMRQIQAMFERLPGWRQKHLLTQYAGTGEFNVVTMVEWKTAAAMAVAQEIVQQQFTQEGIAPAQVLERLGVRSDRGFYIAA; from the coding sequence ATGGCAAGGAACACAGTCAGGAACCCGTCGGATGGGGTATTTCGCATCGATAAATTTGTGGTGCCGGCAGCGTCGCTGACGGCGTTCGTGGAGCAGATGCGCCAGATCCAGGCGATGTTTGAGCGCCTGCCTGGCTGGCGCCAGAAGCATTTATTGACGCAATACGCCGGCACCGGGGAATTTAATGTGGTGACCATGGTCGAATGGAAGACGGCCGCCGCGATGGCGGTGGCCCAGGAAATCGTGCAGCAGCAATTTACGCAGGAGGGGATCGCACCGGCCCAGGTGCTCGAGCGCCTCGGGGTGCGCTCGGACCGCGGGTTTTATATCGCCGCTTGA
- a CDS encoding DUF4349 domain-containing protein, which translates to MLLFTQHPFPAPPTKFLFGVAVVLLLSACSQNVGKSADSASQLSSKAADAALETPAARRYIATRHKLLLEAPEADLDKHFDAIQAACVKLACVVLRADQNRCGGPYNPAQATLTARIAPHAFDSFLDILLKHGKLRQHQRESEDLTSEVIDVEARIANLTALKTRILELLAKRSGNLEEVLAAEKQLSAIQAELDSIQGKRKALAGQTETTRVEVTLVPQSLAAAGSWAAPVVEAAGESGRVLMSSLATLITVTVAVLPWLLVGLPLFLWLRKLYRKRQVRRAQAAI; encoded by the coding sequence ATGTTATTATTCACTCAACATCCATTCCCCGCCCCTCCCACGAAATTTCTTTTCGGTGTCGCCGTCGTCCTTCTGCTGTCCGCCTGTTCGCAAAACGTCGGAAAAAGTGCCGACAGCGCGAGTCAGCTTTCAAGCAAGGCCGCCGATGCGGCGCTCGAGACGCCAGCGGCCAGACGCTACATCGCCACGCGGCACAAGCTTCTGCTCGAAGCGCCCGAGGCCGATCTGGACAAGCATTTCGACGCCATCCAGGCAGCCTGCGTCAAGCTCGCCTGCGTGGTGCTCAGGGCCGACCAGAACCGGTGCGGCGGCCCGTACAACCCGGCCCAGGCCACGCTGACCGCGCGGATTGCCCCGCACGCGTTCGACAGCTTTCTCGACATCTTGCTCAAACACGGCAAGCTGCGGCAGCACCAGCGCGAAAGCGAAGACCTTACCAGCGAGGTGATCGACGTCGAGGCCAGAATCGCCAACCTGACGGCACTGAAAACCCGCATCCTGGAACTGCTCGCCAAACGCTCGGGCAACCTGGAGGAAGTGCTGGCCGCCGAAAAGCAGCTTTCCGCCATCCAGGCTGAGCTCGACAGCATCCAGGGCAAGCGCAAGGCGCTGGCAGGCCAGACCGAGACCACCCGCGTCGAAGTGACCCTGGTGCCCCAGTCGCTGGCCGCCGCCGGCAGCTGGGCCGCGCCGGTGGTGGAAGCGGCCGGCGAATCGGGGCGCGTGCTCATGTCGAGCCTGGCGACCCTGATCACCGTGACCGTCGCCGTGCTGCCATGGCTGCTGGTCGGCTTGCCTCTGTTCCTGTGGCTGCGCAAGCTTTACCGCAAGCGCCAGGTCCGCCGCGCTCAAGCGGCGATATAA
- a CDS encoding peptidase domain-containing ABC transporter — translation MTQAAGVYGFDATLRKVKTGKLQHEAFPLVAWLQAPPDGDSTASAMPALILQADGASVLIVEAGDPAPKQMTMADLAVRYLGQVTRIAPRDEGGADPDSEADTLKSRRFGFRWFIPELMKHKQLWREVLLASLVIQLIALATPLFTQAIIDKVVVHHTQSTLIVIAIGMAVFVLFSAALSWVRQYLVLHTGNRVDAVLGATVFERLFKLPPMYFQHRPTGVIAARMQGVETIREFIAGAAVTLVLDLPFLLIFVAIMFYYSVTLTLLVLAILSVIVALSAIVAPLFQTRLQEQFQLGARNQAFLTEYIAGMETVKSLQLEPQLNSKYSGYLASYLAAGFSTKQLANTYNSSANLLEQLMSLLILAIGAYTVMHDTHFTIGMLVAFQMFSGRLSQPMMRLVGLWQQFQQASLSVARLGDLMNAPTEPYSLVPSRDGSRKGQVQIDGLAFKYAEHLPLVYENLSLSIEPGQTIGIMGPSGCGKSTLAKLLQGFYQPSAGRIVIDGVDIRYLSANELRSHFGVVPQETVLFSGTIYDNLHMASPDASFEQIVAACKMAEIHGAIEALPQGYQTQIGERGSGLSGGQRQRIAIARALLKRPTILVFDEATSALDGPTAEQFAHTINALRGKITMLFITHGLPKGLQVDAIYRLGAQGAQRVALASALNNTTAAADARHPAA, via the coding sequence TTGACGCAGGCCGCAGGCGTGTATGGCTTCGATGCAACGCTGCGTAAAGTAAAGACGGGCAAGCTGCAGCACGAAGCTTTTCCGCTCGTGGCATGGCTGCAAGCGCCGCCTGACGGCGACAGTACCGCCAGCGCCATGCCGGCCCTGATCCTGCAGGCCGACGGCGCCAGCGTGCTGATCGTCGAAGCAGGCGACCCCGCTCCCAAGCAAATGACCATGGCCGATCTGGCCGTGCGCTACCTGGGCCAGGTGACGCGCATCGCTCCGCGCGACGAGGGCGGCGCCGATCCGGACAGCGAAGCCGACACCCTGAAGTCGCGCCGGTTCGGCTTTCGCTGGTTCATCCCGGAACTGATGAAGCACAAGCAGCTGTGGCGCGAAGTGCTGCTGGCATCGCTGGTGATCCAGCTGATTGCCCTCGCCACGCCGCTGTTTACCCAGGCGATCATCGACAAGGTGGTGGTGCACCACACCCAGAGCACCCTGATCGTCATTGCCATCGGCATGGCGGTGTTCGTGCTGTTTTCGGCGGCCCTGTCGTGGGTCAGGCAATACCTGGTGCTGCACACCGGCAACCGCGTCGACGCCGTGCTGGGCGCGACCGTCTTCGAGCGCCTGTTCAAGCTGCCGCCGATGTATTTCCAGCACCGCCCGACCGGCGTGATCGCCGCGCGCATGCAGGGTGTCGAAACGATCCGCGAATTTATCGCCGGCGCCGCCGTGACCCTGGTGCTGGACCTGCCGTTCTTGCTCATTTTCGTGGCGATCATGTTCTATTACAGCGTCACGCTGACCTTGCTCGTGCTGGCCATTCTCAGCGTGATCGTGGCGCTCAGCGCCATCGTCGCGCCCCTGTTCCAGACCCGCCTGCAAGAGCAATTCCAGCTCGGCGCGCGCAACCAGGCGTTTCTGACGGAATATATCGCCGGCATGGAAACGGTGAAATCGCTCCAGCTCGAGCCGCAACTGAACAGTAAGTACAGCGGCTACCTGGCCAGTTACCTGGCGGCGGGCTTTTCCACGAAACAGCTGGCCAATACCTACAACTCGAGCGCCAACCTGCTCGAGCAACTGATGAGTTTGCTGATCCTCGCGATCGGCGCCTACACCGTCATGCACGACACCCACTTCACGATCGGCATGCTGGTGGCGTTCCAGATGTTTTCGGGCCGCCTGTCGCAGCCGATGATGCGCCTGGTGGGCCTGTGGCAGCAATTTCAGCAGGCCAGCCTGTCGGTCGCGCGCCTGGGCGACCTGATGAACGCGCCCACCGAGCCGTATTCCCTGGTCCCTTCGCGCGACGGCAGCCGCAAGGGCCAGGTACAGATCGACGGGCTGGCGTTCAAGTACGCCGAGCACCTGCCGCTGGTCTACGAAAACCTGTCCCTGTCGATCGAGCCCGGCCAGACCATCGGCATCATGGGGCCGTCGGGCTGCGGCAAGAGCACCCTGGCCAAGCTGCTGCAGGGCTTTTACCAGCCGAGCGCCGGGCGCATCGTCATCGACGGGGTCGATATCCGCTATCTGTCGGCCAACGAGCTGCGCAGCCACTTCGGGGTCGTGCCGCAGGAAACCGTGCTGTTTTCCGGCACCATCTACGACAACCTGCACATGGCCAGCCCCGACGCGAGCTTCGAGCAGATCGTCGCCGCCTGCAAGATGGCTGAAATTCATGGCGCCATCGAAGCGCTGCCGCAAGGCTACCAGACCCAGATCGGCGAGCGCGGATCGGGCTTGTCGGGCGGGCAGCGGCAACGCATCGCCATTGCGCGCGCGCTGCTCAAGCGCCCGACCATCCTGGTGTTCGACGAGGCCACCAGTGCCCTTGACGGCCCCACCGCCGAGCAATTCGCCCACACCATCAACGCGCTGCGCGGCAAGATCACGATGCTGTTCATTACCCACGGCTTGCCGAAGGGCTTGCAGGTCGACGCCATCTACCGCCTCGGCGCCCAAGGCGCCCAGCGCGTGGCGCTTGCGAGCGCACTGAACAACACTACCGCTGCCGCCGATGCGCGTCATCCCGCAGCCTGA
- a CDS encoding HlyD family type I secretion periplasmic adaptor subunit encodes MTDTTSPMGASLAQPDGARPSAQVIPLRVPSRWHDPLGLIQVNAPDRSRRIVLWIVSVLVLVLIVWAAFGKLDIIASADGKLVPQTLVKIVQPAEAGVVKQLLVLEGDKVKAGQVLARLDTTLASADKSGIANDLAAQQMQTRRIEAELSGKAMLPKAGDDMRLYAQVHAEYAARRKAFADSLEHEKALLVKAAHEMRSARETLAKLEQTLPSYQAAAKSFSDLSADGYVPAQRSADKQREATEKAKDLDAQKSTVAALGATISAQEQKVSQLHSSYSSELEKELAAVRARIGQLQPNLDKTSYREGQMELRAPQDGVIKDLATTTVGAVVQPGSVVLTLVPEGEQLFADINIKNEDVGFVRVGQRAQIKLSAYPFQRFGMLKGEVVHVSADASEPARQGGAEAQEGAPVPAMASYKARIRLDQQSLKDPQGSVLRITPGMQVMAEINQGQRTVLEYLLSPVQKAVSEAARER; translated from the coding sequence ATGACTGACACTACTTCCCCGATGGGCGCGTCGCTGGCCCAGCCTGACGGCGCGCGTCCGAGCGCCCAGGTCATCCCACTGCGCGTGCCGAGCCGCTGGCACGATCCGCTCGGCCTGATCCAGGTCAACGCGCCGGACCGGAGCCGCCGCATCGTTTTATGGATCGTCTCGGTGCTGGTGCTGGTGCTGATTGTCTGGGCCGCCTTTGGCAAGCTCGACATCATCGCCAGCGCCGACGGCAAGCTGGTTCCGCAAACGCTGGTCAAGATCGTGCAGCCGGCCGAGGCCGGCGTGGTCAAGCAATTGCTGGTGCTCGAAGGCGACAAGGTCAAGGCCGGACAGGTGCTCGCGCGCCTCGACACCACCCTGGCCAGCGCCGACAAGAGCGGCATTGCCAACGACCTGGCGGCGCAGCAGATGCAGACGCGCCGCATCGAGGCGGAATTGAGCGGCAAGGCCATGCTGCCCAAGGCCGGCGACGATATGCGCCTGTATGCGCAGGTGCACGCCGAATACGCCGCGCGCCGCAAGGCCTTCGCCGACAGCCTGGAACACGAGAAAGCGCTGCTGGTGAAAGCGGCGCACGAAATGCGCAGCGCCCGCGAAACCCTGGCCAAGCTGGAGCAGACCCTGCCGTCGTACCAGGCCGCGGCGAAAAGCTTTTCCGATTTGTCGGCGGACGGCTACGTTCCGGCGCAGCGCAGCGCCGACAAGCAACGCGAAGCGACGGAAAAGGCCAAGGACCTGGACGCGCAAAAGTCCACCGTGGCCGCGCTCGGCGCCACCATTTCCGCCCAGGAGCAAAAGGTCAGCCAGCTGCACAGCAGCTACAGCAGCGAGCTGGAAAAGGAACTGGCGGCGGTCCGGGCCCGCATCGGCCAGTTGCAGCCGAACCTGGACAAGACCAGCTACCGCGAAGGCCAGATGGAATTGCGCGCGCCGCAGGACGGGGTGATCAAGGACCTGGCCACGACCACGGTCGGCGCCGTGGTGCAGCCCGGCTCGGTGGTGCTGACCCTGGTGCCGGAGGGCGAACAGCTGTTCGCCGACATCAATATCAAGAATGAAGACGTGGGTTTTGTCCGGGTCGGCCAGCGCGCGCAGATCAAGCTGTCGGCCTATCCCTTCCAGCGCTTCGGCATGCTCAAGGGCGAGGTGGTGCACGTCAGCGCCGATGCCAGCGAGCCGGCCCGGCAGGGCGGCGCCGAGGCGCAGGAAGGCGCTCCGGTGCCCGCCATGGCCAGCTACAAGGCGCGCATCCGGCTCGACCAGCAAAGCCTGAAGGACCCGCAGGGCAGCGTGCTGCGGATTACCCCGGGCATGCAAGTCATGGCGGAGATTAACCAGGGCCAACGCACGGTGCTGGAATATCTGCTGTCTCCCGTACAAAAAGCGGTCTCCGAAGCGGCGCGCGAACGATGA
- a CDS encoding glycosyltransferase family 4 protein: MTLTPAKPLHSGAPRARRILFIHQNFPGQFKRIASHLAHDPAYDVLAIGKEGCPGLPDVRTLTYKLHRGAAKETHHYARPFEAGILHGQACLRVLLAMKEKGFVPDVIIAHPGWGDTMFVREAFPDARLVHFSEFYYHTDNADVGFDPEFPSTIDDRARVRAKNALQLLNLEACDIAVAPTQWQKSLHPKPYHDKIALIHEGIDTAYLCPNPDASFTLPNGKVLRPGDPVVTYVSRNLEPYRGFHTFMRALPRILADNPDCDIVLAGGADVSYGSRPADGQTWRAKMLAEVAIDPERVHFLDRIAYARYRDLLQVSAAHVYLTYPFVLSWSMLEAMACGCLVIGSDTTPVTEIIRDGENGLLVDFFDTDAIAGAVSRALRAPAQFAPLRARAVESIKAGYPVEEGIAGYRRLIDVAPAA, translated from the coding sequence ATGACACTGACACCAGCCAAACCTTTGCATTCCGGCGCGCCGCGCGCGCGCCGCATTCTGTTCATTCATCAAAACTTTCCTGGCCAGTTCAAGCGCATCGCGTCGCACCTGGCGCACGACCCGGCATACGACGTGCTGGCGATCGGCAAGGAAGGCTGCCCAGGCTTGCCGGACGTGCGCACGCTGACCTACAAGCTGCACCGCGGCGCGGCCAAGGAAACCCACCACTACGCCCGGCCCTTCGAGGCCGGCATCCTGCATGGACAGGCTTGCCTGCGCGTCTTGCTGGCGATGAAAGAGAAGGGCTTCGTGCCGGATGTGATCATCGCCCATCCGGGCTGGGGCGACACCATGTTTGTGCGCGAAGCGTTTCCGGATGCGCGGCTGGTGCATTTTTCCGAGTTCTACTATCACACGGACAATGCCGATGTCGGCTTCGATCCGGAGTTTCCCAGCACAATCGACGACCGGGCGCGGGTGCGCGCCAAGAATGCGCTGCAGCTGCTCAACCTGGAAGCGTGCGACATCGCCGTGGCACCGACGCAATGGCAGAAAAGCCTGCACCCCAAGCCCTACCACGACAAGATCGCGCTGATTCACGAAGGGATCGACACGGCCTACCTGTGCCCGAATCCCGACGCATCGTTCACGCTACCGAACGGCAAAGTGCTGCGTCCAGGCGACCCGGTGGTGACGTACGTGTCGCGCAATCTCGAACCGTACCGCGGCTTTCATACGTTCATGCGCGCGCTGCCCAGGATACTGGCCGACAATCCGGACTGCGACATCGTGCTCGCCGGCGGCGCCGATGTGAGCTACGGTTCGCGTCCGGCCGACGGCCAGACCTGGCGCGCCAAGATGCTGGCCGAGGTCGCCATCGATCCCGAGCGCGTGCATTTCCTCGACCGCATTGCCTACGCGCGCTACCGCGACCTGCTGCAGGTCTCGGCCGCGCATGTGTACCTGACGTATCCGTTTGTGCTGTCGTGGTCGATGCTCGAAGCGATGGCCTGCGGCTGCCTGGTGATCGGTTCGGACACCACGCCGGTGACGGAAATCATCCGTGACGGCGAGAATGGCTTGCTGGTCGATTTTTTCGATACGGACGCGATTGCCGGCGCCGTCAGCCGGGCCTTGCGCGCACCCGCGCAGTTCGCGCCGCTGCGCGCGCGGGCCGTGGAGTCGATCAAGGCCGGGTATCCGGTCGAGGAGGGCATCGCCGGCTACCGCCGCCTGATCGACGTGGCGCCGGCGGCGTAA
- a CDS encoding TerB family tellurite resistance protein: protein MRRYETDSPQAAGRILALAMVVDGNLAQSELAALDSSKILQHIDLDQPGFKALLQELCQDMLTSAFHGEVRIDGAMLDGLLDEIQHPDLRRQLLQAMWRIADADGWLADAEAVLLARASTLWCAETNFSGRVLAQA, encoded by the coding sequence ATGCGTCGTTACGAAACAGATAGCCCTCAGGCAGCCGGCCGGATTCTCGCCCTCGCAATGGTGGTCGATGGCAATCTGGCGCAAAGCGAACTTGCCGCCCTTGACAGCAGCAAGATCCTGCAACACATCGACCTGGACCAGCCCGGCTTCAAAGCCTTGCTGCAAGAGCTTTGCCAGGACATGCTGACCTCGGCATTCCACGGCGAGGTCCGCATCGATGGCGCCATGCTCGACGGCTTGCTCGACGAAATCCAACATCCGGATTTGCGCCGTCAACTGTTGCAGGCAATGTGGCGCATCGCCGACGCCGATGGCTGGCTGGCCGATGCCGAAGCGGTGCTGCTGGCGCGCGCCAGCACCTTGTGGTGCGCCGAGACCAACTTCAGCGGACGCGTGCTGGCGCAGGCATAA